DNA sequence from the Coregonus clupeaformis isolate EN_2021a chromosome 30, ASM2061545v1, whole genome shotgun sequence genome:
cttcaatatatccacataattttccttcctcatgatgccatctattttgtaaagtgcaccagtccctcctgcaacaaagcaccccctcagcatgatgctgccacccccgtgcttcacggttgggatggtgttcttcggcttgcaagcctacccctttttcctccaaacataacgatggtcattatggccaaacagttctatttttgtttcatcagaccagaggacatttctccgaaaagtacgatctttgtccccatgtgcagttgcaaaccgtagtctggcttttttattgcggttttggagcagtggcttcttccttgctgagcggcctttcaggttatgtcgatataggactcgttttactgtggatatagatacttttgtacctatttcctccagcatcttcacaaggtcctttgctgttgttctgggattgatttgcacttttcgcaccaaagtacgttcaactctaggagacagaacgcgtctccttcctgagcggtatgactgctgcatggtcccatggtgtttatacttgcgtactattgtttgtacagatggacatggtaccttcaggtgtttggaaattgctcccaaggatgaaccagacttgtggaggtctacaagaaaatgtctgaggtcttggctgatttcttttgagtttgaaggtaggccttgaaatacatccacagatacacctccaattgactcaaatgatgtcaattagcctatcagaagcttctaaagccatgacatcattttctggaattttccaagctgtttaaaggcacagtcaacttagtatatgtaaacttctgaccccctggaattgtgatacagtgaattataagtgaaattatctgtctgtaaacaattgttggaaaaattacttgtgtcatgcacaaagtagactgacttgccaaaactatagtttgtttacaagaaatttgtggagtggttgaaaaataagttttaatgactccaacctacgtgtatgtaaacttccgacttcaactgtaaatgtggTTTGGAGAATGTGGTCAGTGTTGTAGGCCTACTCACTCTGCATGTGGTACATGTGCTCATGAGTCACACCCAAATCATGGATGTGAGCTATTTTACTCTCTCATTGGTACTATATAAACTAAGTTATGCTAATAGTGACCGAACCTGCTTCATTCAGTGCTTACcatacatacagtagatattagaGGGAAGTACACACCCTACACAGAAGCCACTAATTACCTGTAACTGTCATGTTATTAATGACTTGTTCCTCCATCATATGAcatctcacacactctctcacacaactCCTCCTAACTGTGCAGAACACACCCACAGACATGGCATTGAAAAACCTCAGACAGTGTGTTGACCATAGACTGTTTTTTTTTACACAGAAAGAGATGAGTTACAGAAAGAATGAAAAAGAAGACGAGATGAAAGTAAGGATAGTGGCCAGTTTACCGGTATGCCTGGGGTGGCCTGCTTCATTCCATCTGCCACTTCTCTGTTAGGAGTGGTGGGGGTCAGGATCAACATGGGCTCACCCTAAAAGgtagggacaggaggagagggagaggaggaggggaaagaagaaggatatggttatcagagtggaagagagataaACAGGAGAGGTAAGTAGAGAGGATTGGAAAAGAAGAATAGTTTAGGatagcagaggagaggaaagaggtgaGGAAATGACTAGAACTATTATAGTTATTACAAGATTAAACATCATGTCAGAGTACAAACTGTTCACATACCAGAGGAAGAACACCTGTCTTGCCAACAGTAAATACCTGTCATACCCAGACTCAATGGCAACAATGATATAAGCACATGACTAGGGTTTCAAAGCTACTGGTGATTTACCAAAGCTACCAGCATCTTCAGTAATTTAGATAATTAACAGAACATCTATGGCAGTCTATTGTAACTTTGgtcatttatacttgaataacttaaatgtattcatatagagttaaaaaaatatatatacatattgtccatgagtttctagtagatagaccatatggttaaaaagaaaatagcctaattcatgaaaaaagcatcttatcaacaatggcattattttcaattacctCTGCAACTTGTCAAACTATTTTTTTCAAACTATTTTTTTCACAACAGCCACCAGTTTGACCCCAAAACATTGACAGCAACTACATATTGACATAgtcaaataaataaaagtgtattaaaaaaacatttcatgctgaaaccctcatattaaacaccaatggtattcactaaattgagggtttatatttaggataatgtttaacagctttgtcattctattttttattttaaaatcatcttatttaattaCTTCATGTATTGTagatgtgataaggccacacagagggccagagataattacagacacctgtgatattctgaagtacccaaaagggccactagatgtcttgtgatagattacataaaatccttgaaagataccaaaaatctggtagtttactggtaaacttagaaagtttctagtaatataccctccctttgcaaccctacacATGACAGCTCAGAAAGGGATTGTATTGTACACTCCTGTCTTGCTAAATACCCTGACAATGCACATAGCTTAATGTGTACATTCGGCACAAATACTGTAGATATACCTGCATGCATGCACGTTAAcatatacacccacacacaccttaCATGCGCTGCCCCCTGCCTCCTCGTTGTATTTGATGAGAGTCTGGTTGCCCTCGTCTTGCAGATTGAGGGGGAGGTGTGTGAACGTCTTACCACCGCACTCGCACAGCAGGAGGAAAAGCAGTAGCACTGGGAGAGGGACACAACCACAGAGTCACTACTAGCAGTCACATCTCATAGCATTTTACCATACAAAAAACTAATGAATGTTTAAAGTCATGTTTTTATAACATTTCATAGCATGCTGTAGCACTGCTATCTATCAACATGTTTTAATAACAATATTGCATCAAAAGTTTGCTCTCAATTTCATAGATGTGATTTGGTTTAGACTGAATTGATGTCTCTCACTCACTTTCAGGCCAAAAGCACTGTTCTAAGAGTGTCTGAGTAACTGACTTACTGATTATCCACCTACTCTCTAACTATCCCTTATCCCTATATACAGTACTCCATACCTATTCTCTTCTAACTCACATAAGAGGAGCAGCAGTCCAGCCAGCAGTAGTCCTATAGCGGCAGGGCCCATGCTGGAGCTCCGGGGCAGAGAGGCCCTACACTTGTCTCCTTTCCAACAGTCACACACCATCACCTGGACAATGTCCTTTCCCACCTGGCCTTGCTGGTCGAGGATCACCAGAGGCACTGTGTAGTTACCGTAAGGCAGGCTCTTCAGACTGACCAGACCCGCCTCCATACCTGACcaccggggagagagagagggagagtggtggaAGGAGAGGAAAAGAAGGTAGGGGgtgaattaagcaataaggcccgaggaggtgtggtatatggccaatataccacggctaagggctgttcttatgcatgacgcAACCCAGAGTGCCTGGATAAAGCACTTAGCCGTGGtattttggccatataccacaaacccccgaggtgccttattgataTTATAAAtgggtatacagtctgatataccatggctgtcagccaatcagcattcaaggcTCGAACAACCCAGTTTATATTATATTTAATTATATGCTGCTTCAAAGGATCTGACATCTGATTAATGGTATTTTTTAGTTTAGCAGGTTGTGTGGAGATAGTAGATGACTATATATCCAGATAAAAGCAGTACTTTGGTATGTGGGTGTAGTGCGTGTGTTTATGGGTGTGTGTGATTCTGCTGACCATTGGCAGGGTCCAGTTTCCAGTGGCTCTTCAGTGTTTTGTCTCCATTGTCTCCCAGGGAGAAGGTACAGGGGCATCCAAAGGGAGGTTTGTCCTTGTCTACTACCGGCACAATCACTTTGTTACCACACATGACCAGCTCCTTCTCCACCACAGAGGGCATGTTATCATTGAGATCCCCCAGGTGAACCAGAATAGTGCCTGTACCCGTGGCAGGGGGCTGgcctgagagaggaagagattcTTTAAATACTTTATTATGCACAATACCATACACATATGCAtacgtacgtacacacacagtTACATGCATGttcacacgcaggcacacacacaaacactctcacacacacacacacaaacacacacagacagacaaacgcacacatacacacactaaccgTCATCTATGGCGTGGATTATGATAGTGTAAATGTTGTCTTTGTTGACGTGAAGTGACTCCCGGTCCATCTTCTTTACTGTAGTAACCACTCCTGTCTTGTTATCTATAGTGACCCAGCCTGCTGGGTCCTCAACTAACTCATACCTGGTCAGGACATGGAAGGGACAGACAGCCAGCTGCTTACTTTGAATACATGCTGTACATGCAAAATAAGTTCTGGTAATCAATATCACAACCCAGGGGAATCAAGAATCATCATGATGTTTCTGAGGCATCACATGTTGCCACCCACCTGATTTTTCCCACATCTGAGTCAACATCGGTGACTTTGGGCTTGTACAGCACctttcctgtctcctcctcttccatcaTGTACACGTCAGTCACCTTTTTGTCAAACTCCGGGGGGTCGTTCACGTCAATCACCTTCACCGCCACGTTCGCTTTCTGGGGGAGCGCGGTCAGGGTTTTAGGGGAGTTGGCCCTTCCCGAGCCACACACAAACAGAGGCTCCTCGTTCTCCACGGCAATCTCTATGTTGGTCAACGTCGTCTTCTCAAAATCCTTCCCCTGGTAAATGTAGTCCCGTACTTATGTTAGAGCAACACAAGTCAATACAAAAAAAaacagtttctcacagcaggaaagtaatcctgcagcaacaggacatgtgaattaatatgtggattataattaatggtcatttttgtaggggtttatacatttttcattagtggaaattacaaactttagaagccttttaaaatcttgaatacactacaagtttgcatttacTGCTGTGCTGGAAAAGTATCTGcgacaacagggtgatcaaattaagataacAAATCTGTAAGTGATGTTGATGTTCGAACCTCATATAAGGTAAAAAGGTCAAACAGACTCACCTTGATGACAGTCAGTATACCCTCGTTGGTCTTGGGGTCGGTCTCAATCTTATAGTTCCCTTCCTCGTTCCCCTTCACAATGGAGTATACAGCCCGCCATGCGGGGGTGTTGGGGGTGTCTTCATCAGTCACAGCCACTCGGAGGATCTCCTTATTGGATTCCATCTCCATTATCTGAGCATTGTACTGCAAAGAAAGAAGGTAAagtaaatatttttgtttcacaAATCAATAAAGAAATTTTCACTCAATCGATCTGTTGATCAATTGATCAATCAACCAACAAATCATtgcaccaatcaatcaatcaaccagtcAACCAATCAATCCACTTGGAACTTACGGTCTTGTTTTTGAACACTGGCTGGTGAGTGTTGGAATCCATTATTTGGAGGTTGACCACTGCAGTTGAGGACAGGGCTGGTTTCCCATGATCCTTAGCTTCAACAACCACTATATACGTCTTTACTTTCTACATGAAGaacaaaataaatgaaatattgaTCCCACCATTTTACATACAGATGTACATTGAGTgttcagaacattaagaacattaagaacaccttcctaatattgagttgcaccccccttttgcccttcattggggcatggactctacaaggtgtcgaaagcgttccacagggatgctggcacatgttgagtccaatgcttcccacagttgtgtcaagttggctggatgtcctttgggtggtggagcaTTCTTGATACATGGgaaaacccaacagcgttgcagttctagACACAAATCGGTGAGCCTGGCAGCTATTACCATATCCCATTcaaaaaggcacttaaatattttgtcttgcccattcactctctgaatggcacacatacacaattcatgtctcaattgtctcaaggcttaaaaatccttctttaacctgtctcctccgctTCATCTACACTTAtttatttaacaagtgacatcaataagggatgtcaatcaataagggatcatagctttcacctggatttccTTGGTCAGACTATGtcatgttcataatgttttgtgtgtgtgtgttcgtgcatgggtgcgtcaagtgtgtgtgtgtgtgtgtgtgtgtgtttgcacgtaATGacttgtctgtgtgtgcgtgggtgtgtcgTAGTGGAGCCTCACGTCATAGTCGAAGCAGCCGGTGAAGGTGAGCTGGCTCATCTTGGTGCCCTCCACCTGCTTCAGGTTGATCTTGGGCTCAGCTGGCTCCTGAGACAACACCCTTATACTGATGGTGGAGTTCTCTGTGTTCGCCTCATCCCTGTCAATGGCTATCAGAGGCACTGGCAGATACCctgagacagggggagaggagggcaggagggGAAGAACAGGAAGGATGAGGAGGAATaatggggaagaggaggaggagaagaggggaaatTAGTTACCCTTTACATGTTCTCTCTGCTCAAAAAGAGCACCAACTTGCCACTTGATTTCTCAGCCATACACAATGACTAATTGGTTCTTCTGCGAACAGTCTAGCTAAGTATACTTTGTACAAGGCCTATATGCAGGCATATGATTTACAGCCTTTGTGTGTACTGACCCTCTTGTAAACTTTCTTTCACACTGGCTTTCTTGACAGGGTTCTCAAAGTAAGGCGCGTTGTCATTGATGTCCTTAATCGCCACGTCGAACCCCAGAGTCGTGTCCACGGGATTACCAGTCTCCTTGTCCATGATGTCAAACTTAATCTGTAGGAAATAATATTATTATTCTTAATTTATGTTTGGTTAAATTTTTGATAATCTGTCTGttcgtccgtccgtctgtctgtccgtccttttgtctgtgtgtgttgatgCTCACGTGAAAGATGGGGTATGTCTCCCTGTCGATGGGCTTGTGTACGTAAACCACTCCGTCCGTCTCGCCGATGGTGAATATGCCCAGCGGTTCCTCGGTCACTCCGGTTCCACTTATACGGAACTGGTGGTTTCTGATCATTGGTGTTCTATCATTGAACATCTGGAAAGACAGCCTTGTTGATGAACAGTTTTCAGGGCTATGAATAGTGGGTCCCTGGTTTAGGAGAAGCCCAAAACGGGTCCAGGGTTTACAGTATGACTTACTACAGAGTTATGTTGGGAGCAAATGTTCTTCTGATGAATGACCATAGACTATTTATGGGCCCAGTGCTTTTGTACCTTAGCATGTCTAGACAGCTTTGCCCTGTTTAGTGGTGTATGATGTTTTTACCTGTGTGGCTATTTTGGGATAAGGTCCAGGGTCCTCCTCCACTAACTCAATGGTGGACAGGACCCACCTTCTTTTGGAACGCACCAGCAGCTCCTTTAAGCAACATGGGAAGGAGAGGGGACAAGGGCCATTGTACCTATTTCTTTAAACTCAAATATGATTTTCAAATGTTTGTGGAAATGCCCATGACATACCCTCTTTTCCCGCTTGTTCATTGTATAGTTGCCAGTATCCTGTGCCAGTGCTAATGCAACCATGATGGAGACCTGCTGACACAGACAGTGCAAACATGCAATTAGAGAGAATATATCCACGTGTGCACAGTAAAACAAATACATAAAGATGAAGGTGTGATTCATCCAGTCATATTCCCACCCTGGGTTTGACCTAATAGCCCGCAGGTGAGTCCCTGCAGGTGACAGACCTCTGGGAGGCATGATCATAGTGGGAGGGGTGGGttgtacagtataatgtgtgtgtgtgtgtgtgtgtgtgtgtgtgtgtgtgtgtgtgtgtgtgcgtctctctctctctctctctctctctccccttcacccCTTCTCACACCCCTTTTTTAATTAAGAGTGATACTTGGAACAATCCTTGCTGAATCATCTTTCTGTTATGTTTTATGATCTAATTCAGCATCTTCATTACATTCTCATTACGCTCTCATGATCATACACTTTAAGCAAAGCTGTTACGGTTGAAGGCAAGGTGAAGGTTTATAACATTTGAGTTGGGATTATATTTACTGCAACCAATTGACATGTGTGATACCTAAAAAGCAGTTTGAGAATGTGGGTCTACGCCCCAATGAAGGCTGTCCTCTACACATTGACAGTTGTGGCTCAGTCCAATAAAGAATAAACATTCAGAGTGAAAAAATCAATTCGATAGATCCGTGATCTATTACATTTTGTCGAATGTTATGACGTGTATGAGTATGACGTGAAATGAGGGCACTTGCATTCTCACCACCATGGCCACTGATAAAGACTTTAGGTTTATTCATCCTCCAGAAACCCTGCATACTCAGCTATCAACACCCATTCAATGATGTCCCAATCATCATGGGAGATTTTCAAAGTCATAATTGATTCAAAGCTCAGTGAACTCCCTACATGCTCAGACAGGTAGTTTTAGTAGAGAGTAGTTTTGCATGAACATTCTAGGACAAGGTCTTTGGCATAATTCAGTAAGTGGTGACTAGTACcagataaaaaaattaatggaagtatatatggagatagtttagtgcctaaaatagggggatgaatacatgtaaaaaaaaaagatatatatatatatatatatatatatatatatatatatatatatatatatatatatatatagttttctgatattttttatatctctcagatataggacagacactttagaatttttttgggactatctgttattccatgtagtgaatctgttattcaatgtgattgtattggctaatagcaatgccaaattcaatgtttcatccaataatgtttttatatatttttttgataccttaagggatcttaaaattcaaaatcaaatagctaaataatccttggcatgaccatcttaaaacaattccatatgttagtttAGTTtagcctatgcaaagccctcactgtcactcagaaatgtattccagtgtctgcctgcctgccaattTAAAAATATTTGCCAGTGTatgtgtaggctacctgcaccccccctcctccatccGAAGCATGCATAGtgtactgtagctactgacgttACAGGCGTTATTCCgaaattagggagagagattttAATTAGAGAACAATGGAtacactttttcaatgctagttaacgatattatagttatcacgtttcacattgtaTTTATGAACTACAAAAAAGTTAGacgtgtttttattttaattctggtgccgctccgcacacacaagcttgttagctagctctgGTCTATCTCTCGAAAACTCTAGGTGacattatgtgtaatgtaatggaactgaaattcatgatcaagggctagctctggtccaacgttagttAAACCAACTCTCTGaaattcaaagacattcaaagttccttcatagaagccgaTCCTCCGTAgctataattctgtgggcctaattcagataatgcatgtcataacaacaagatgcccagcgaTTCATGCCCAGCGCTCTCTTCACCCGCAATATTTCAGTCGCATGTCGCACCCTacactacacttgtctgtccaatgcatgtaCATAGCTTGCCCGCTCCACATCAAGCTTCTCTATCCATTTTGGTGAAGCAATTTAATGtcaagctaaatgtaaaaaaatatatatttcagatGTTTACAAAAGAACAGAGAGGAACGATATTAAACATTACTTTTTTGGGGTTCGAAACGGTTcacaactttattttgctggtcggtaCAGTGGAAGGGAACCCAAAAAattatggttctgttcagaacgaaacgattggaaaataattttggttccaaccactggtTTAGACAAATGTGCCTATTTTATCAAAGCTAATCTACTTTAGCGCAATGCATTCTGTAGAAGCTAGTTTTGTACTCACTATCAGCTGAAGCAAGGACAACCTCCCCATTTTGGACCTTTCTGCTTGATATCCTCTGGATGAATGTCAACAACTCACCTGTGGTAGTGGAGCTTGAGACACTTGGTACAGGCAGCGTGAGAGGGACGGCCCACTATCCCTCCAGGCAGAAACAGGCATgtttgttcctgtgtgtgtgtgtgtgtgtgtataccttaTCAGGACCCTAATGTCCTAACAAATCACCAGAATGTCCTAACAAGGTAGGAAAACAATAAACATTTTGAAAACTCTGGACTTTTATCATGTTCTGAATTtgttaaaatgctattttaggcttaagggttacactcttagaaaaaaaggtgctatctagaacttaaaaagggttcttcggctgtccccataggataaccctttgaacaaccccttttggttccaggtagaacacttttgggttccatgtaaaacactttccacagagggttctacctcgAAACAAAAAGGGTTAtacccaatgttccctctaagctgcgcgctGCACGGGACTGCGCACTCCCCGGCAATGCCCGTGCAGAGAAGCAccagattgaacttcactcaactagagttttccctgttagttagcactatcaacgtttccctttactgtgggaattgtgatcgtatcaacgcaatattagccactttcaatgcaacatactgaaacaaaatgaactatggaagatattttgttgtaggcagaacacatcggagattaggattctattgcattgacatgcactacacaggcccatactctacacagacctgTGCGTCATAACCagtcagagctgcagtaggcctatattttgCAAAAAGACCATTGCCATATACTGTATGGATTTGTGCCGTTCAGCGGTTGtgtagatggcagcattcgcgcaataCTGAaaccacatttaaccatggcaaggtgacagggaaaatggcagaatacaaaacagtgtagctactcattccgcaaggcaattaaactggcaaaacatcagtacagagacaaagtggagtcgcaattcaacggctcagacacgagacgtatgtggcagggtccaCAGACAATCACGAACTACAAAGAGAAAACCAGCcgcgtcgccgacaccgacgtctcgcttccggacaagctaaacaccttcttcacccactttgaggataacacagtgccaccgacgtggcccactaccaaggactgtgggctctccttttctgtggccgacgtgagtaagacatttaagcatgttaacccccgcaaggctgccggcccagatggcatccctagccgagTCATCAGAGAatacgcagaccagctggctggtgtgtttacggacacatttaatctctccctatccctgtctgctgtccccacatgcttcaagatggccaccattgttcctgtacccaagaaagcaaaggtaactgaactaaatgactatcgcccgtgtagcactcacctctgtcatcatgaagtgctttgagagactagttaaggatcatatcacctctaccttacctgtcaccctagacccacttcaatttgcttaccgccccaatagatccacagatgatacaatcgccatcacactgcacactgccctatcccatctggacaagaggaatacctatgtaagaatgatgttcattgactatagctcagcattcaacagcatagtaccctccaagctcatcattaagcttgaggccctgggtctgaaccccgccctgtgcaactgggtcctggacttcctgacgggccgcccccaggtggtgaaggtagggaaCAACATCTCCacctcgctgatcctcaacactggggccccacatgggtgcgtgctcagctccctcctgtactccctgttcacccaggacggcgtggccaagcacgcctccaactcaatcatcaagtttgcagacgacacaacagtagtaagcttgattaccaacaatgaggagacagcctacagggaggaggtgagggctctgaggaaaataacctctcactcaacgtcaacaaaacaaaggagatgatcgtggacttcaggaaacagcagagggtgcaccctcctatccacatcgacgggaccgcagtggagaaggtggaagcTTCAAGAatcttggcgtacacatcactgacaaactgaaatggtccacccacgcagacagtgtggtgaagaaggcgcaacagagcctcttcaacctcaggaggctgaagaaatttggcttggcccctaaaaccttcacaaacttttacagatgcacaattgagagcatcctgtctggctgtatcaccgcctggtacggcaactgccacgcccgcaaccgcagggctctccagagggtggtgcggtctgccgaacgcatcaccggggggaaactacccgccctccaggacacctacagcacccgatgtcacaggaaggccaaacaaattcatcaaggacatcaaccacgcgagccactgcctgttcaccccgctatcatccagaaggtgaggtcagtacaggtgcatcaaagctgggaccgagagaatgaaaaacagcttctatctcaaggccatcagactgttaaatagccatcactagcacattagaggctgctgctgcctattgaaatcactggccactttaagaaatggaacactagtcactttaataatgtttacatatcttgcattactcgtctcatatgtatatactgtattctataatattagactgtatcttagtccatgccgctctgtcattgctcgtccatatatgtatatattcttaatttcattctttacttagatttgtgtgtattgggtatatgttgtgaaattgttagatattacttgttagatattactgcactgtcggagctagaagcacaagcatttcgttacacccgcaataacatctgctaaacacttgtctgtgacaaataaaatttgatttgatttgatgtgcttattttgagatcaaagcgagagctacatgtagctacgtgtgcacatttgtacatttgttcatatcctttgcttgTTACTGAGTTATTAGCCCCGTTATAGATAAtgtgtagtcagcaatgggggagtgatcACTTCCTACAAGAGCAACAAACGTGTGCATTTCTAGACATATTTGAccaatattattattaatttttttacattataaaataatgtatatttagttcgtctgtgttttcataattttctgtcaattcgcaagtggctgaatctcaaCGTAGAAATCATCCGTGCGAGGGAaacagtatgtgtagcccatgtatctgatgctatcTGGAACAAAATACTAAATCAgccctttcctaagccatggatgtagatgtggatttggacttgtggttttgactgaattctctgtacaggccaatgattatgaaggcgattctgatctaaccatgaatgaatatgttgtgccactggcctgagacgattgaagttcaatatgtagcctagatgtagcctagtag
Encoded proteins:
- the LOC121546543 gene encoding cadherin-like protein 26, with the translated sequence MGRLSLLQLIVSIMVALALAQDTGNYTMNKREKRELLVRSKRRWVLSTIELVEEDPGPYPKIATQMFNDRTPMIRNHQFRISGTGVTEEPLGIFTIGETDGVVYVHKPIDRETYPIFHIKFDIMDKETGNPVDTTLGFDVAIKDINDNAPYFENPVKKASVKESLQEGYLPVPLIAIDRDEANTENSTISIRVLSQEPAEPKINLKQVEGTKMSQLTFTGCFDYDKVKTYIVVVEAKDHGKPALSSTAVVNLQIMDSNTHQPVFKNKTYNAQIMEMESNKEILRVAVTDEDTPNTPAWRAVYSIVKGNEEGNYKIETDPKTNEGILTVIKGKDFEKTTLTNIEIAVENEEPLFVCGSGRANSPKTLTALPQKANVAVKVIDVNDPPEFDKKVTDVYMMEEEETGKVLYKPKVTDVDSDVGKIRYELVEDPAGWVTIDNKTGVVTTVKKMDRESLHVNKDNIYTIIIHAIDDGQPPATGTGTILVHLGDLNDNMPSVVEKELVMCGNKVIVPVVDKDKPPFGCPCTFSLGDNGDKTLKSHWKLDPANGMEAGLVSLKSLPYGNYTVPLVILDQQGQVGKDIVQVMVCDCWKGDKCRASLPRSSSMGPAAIGLLLAGLLLLLLLLLFLLLCECGGKTFTHLPLNLQDEGNQTLIKYNEEAGGSACKGEPMLILTPTTPNREVADGMKQATPGIPFTQKTNEMTQETNEMYRTTGRTIVSSSGEGGFSGGGTFQRMGEANGTLKSQGGQGMYQTTSRNNTMRSNSSRHSRSFGLLSNQHISEHIDRKLHMIGEEVDYQPYEYGYEGTGSKCQSLDELSLSNLDDNLEFLGDLGSKFNTLGGICRQDMQERNIRL